A part of Terriglobus roseus genomic DNA contains:
- a CDS encoding Ig-like domain-containing protein → MRKLAPMAGVRNGILLCLAVWIATSAGSAQVTAAPIGAAITPHAPTTQMAQLTITSQGSEANVQIASPAGVALDDLHVTLNGVDARELFSFSNCSTSCMTADLSHAGSAHVGQNTLYASVKVSGGKVLSTRYPFEIASGALSGGVKAMVSARSNGVVIAPDGGSAFNAPTVYFQTLTPGGWQGPGHPWIQVGSTTYPSSNTPTCSGTYFAVVLNRETLVEQTAAPESSPQCFSNGAALKTYLGTLTSADLAIVGTTSGNASDVQLNTASIGGVDHTSDKHIPTGYMAIGSGGTTAGSAYENYATQSFSIQPWPRANGFLQQDTSSNYNFQSSDAREIVVDPYLPVVNAANSTTGSVVVEMTAADKASTGAINDRYVMPDNTTAPGSVLLATTTNTTTAANGGYWLLVLDRTTLTPTSLNAGSSSLYPLTSLGTGTPLADCKSTIQGTERVWTNCGVLYPTGDSLGESNRSAALAALANDLNRTNRYFVVVLMSYGISPAVGTDYFSSTYEPNSDSFANALELIGGSARAPMYINTEGLTGTGGMGVTPVKKVYTLITSSDMGNPLTGSAVESTTVNADSAQTGYVHALMVRNQFGLFQPSQPSQQVNAADDAAAGPDFTISKMSLSQPVSWPALSNTPMPDANSAAGQQAAYRYISYELITQKYIIGATGSHLDDLHYYFTGSNANYLNYHYYDPRQLTFPGGNSNSYTWTDPITNQQLTFTWEDFVAVQSQTYTELVDFYNALNYLVTGPVNLKQAVASGDSSASSALIAAAANVLAGSLHPAASTPVRMNMANVLSMFAGVASISAAIASDGSFELVDAAIANRINKTVSAIGGGLSTAAAVTGGLKVGSTSNGSRYQAYATTIGTLAQSQLQEQYSTGFDLTADSLLSDWGRLSTIGPMTTDSDNATFYAPDQTSQLGAIIATNLATERSYYLSLMPSLYSVQRWHGVAGIDTLDSSNIDSKITNQPAAGTSPKFGQTYYPFYLASGTNNGGVTALPYSFVWTPTPGQQIWPSVQFQSSCPVDVWAIATPKVTTNFGANGAKFTVPTEDLLTQLFSSSGLAIPLNDFVSQYGPMQSAWQDMDNNTTLNTATGFQVSQITDARNVGISCSRSGGVGATNPVTTSVDTSTTLQAPASAVLGQAITLTAKVTIATGGGAVTGGSVYFVVDGAVAATVAVSPTGVATYSITPTVGQHTYQALYSVVTPYNPSQSDVATLTIYSSSPAIAVVLSQGTLTATYGVTTSPISVSVASMYGMTGTVQYSCSGLPIGMSCVFDSSSAVLAANTSVCTNVKIISQSVTSSGVGNSRLLALLSSALVMLLLPARRRIRAAGMLAAWLLASVVFLSGCSGSGSSGSNSVVESGTKTVLVNATVGTTTSSAPLIVTIK, encoded by the coding sequence ATGCGAAAGCTCGCGCCGATGGCTGGTGTTCGAAACGGCATACTGCTTTGCCTTGCCGTGTGGATTGCAACGAGTGCTGGAAGCGCGCAGGTCACAGCCGCTCCGATCGGGGCAGCTATCACCCCACACGCTCCGACCACACAGATGGCCCAGCTCACGATTACCTCTCAGGGCAGCGAGGCCAATGTCCAAATCGCCTCGCCGGCCGGTGTCGCGCTCGATGACCTTCATGTCACGCTCAACGGTGTCGATGCGCGTGAACTCTTCAGCTTCAGTAACTGTTCCACCAGTTGCATGACGGCGGATCTGTCGCACGCAGGCAGCGCGCACGTAGGGCAAAACACGCTCTACGCCTCGGTCAAGGTTTCCGGAGGCAAGGTGCTCAGCACTCGCTATCCCTTCGAGATAGCGAGTGGTGCATTAAGCGGCGGGGTGAAGGCGATGGTGTCGGCGCGCAGCAACGGAGTCGTGATTGCCCCCGATGGTGGCAGCGCATTCAACGCGCCTACGGTCTATTTTCAAACGCTTACGCCAGGAGGCTGGCAGGGGCCGGGACATCCGTGGATTCAAGTGGGCTCAACCACCTATCCCTCATCCAACACGCCGACATGTAGCGGCACGTATTTCGCCGTTGTCTTGAACCGCGAAACCCTTGTCGAACAAACTGCCGCGCCGGAATCCTCGCCGCAGTGCTTCAGCAACGGCGCGGCGCTCAAAACATATCTCGGCACGCTGACCTCTGCAGACCTCGCCATCGTGGGCACCACCAGTGGCAACGCTTCGGATGTGCAGTTGAACACAGCTTCCATCGGCGGCGTCGACCACACGAGCGACAAGCACATCCCCACGGGCTACATGGCCATCGGTAGCGGTGGGACTACCGCAGGCTCCGCGTACGAGAACTACGCAACGCAGAGCTTCAGCATCCAGCCCTGGCCCCGCGCCAATGGTTTCTTGCAACAGGACACGAGCAGCAACTACAACTTCCAGTCCTCAGACGCGCGAGAGATTGTCGTCGATCCGTACCTGCCTGTTGTCAATGCCGCGAACAGCACCACGGGGTCCGTCGTGGTTGAGATGACCGCGGCGGACAAGGCCTCCACTGGTGCCATCAATGACCGCTACGTCATGCCCGATAACACCACTGCGCCGGGCTCGGTTCTGCTTGCGACCACAACCAACACGACAACGGCGGCGAACGGTGGTTATTGGTTGCTGGTTCTGGACCGCACAACCCTCACGCCGACGTCACTCAATGCAGGTTCCAGCTCGCTCTACCCGCTCACGAGTCTCGGCACTGGCACGCCGCTGGCGGACTGCAAAAGCACGATACAGGGCACGGAACGCGTATGGACGAACTGCGGCGTGCTCTATCCCACCGGTGATTCATTGGGCGAGTCCAACCGTTCCGCAGCTCTCGCTGCTCTCGCCAACGACCTCAATCGCACAAACCGCTATTTCGTTGTGGTCCTCATGTCGTACGGCATCAGCCCGGCTGTCGGTACGGACTACTTCAGCAGCACGTATGAGCCGAATTCTGACAGCTTCGCGAATGCGTTAGAACTGATTGGTGGATCGGCGCGCGCTCCGATGTACATCAACACAGAAGGCCTTACAGGCACGGGGGGAATGGGGGTGACACCGGTGAAGAAGGTCTACACATTGATCACTTCCAGTGACATGGGCAATCCACTCACCGGCTCTGCGGTTGAATCGACCACCGTTAATGCAGACTCGGCTCAGACCGGCTACGTGCATGCACTCATGGTGCGCAATCAGTTCGGGCTTTTCCAGCCCAGCCAGCCATCGCAGCAAGTGAATGCGGCCGACGACGCTGCGGCCGGACCGGACTTCACCATCAGCAAGATGAGCCTGTCGCAGCCGGTGAGTTGGCCTGCGTTAAGCAACACACCCATGCCCGATGCCAACAGCGCCGCAGGTCAGCAGGCAGCCTACCGCTACATCAGCTATGAGCTCATCACGCAGAAATACATTATTGGAGCTACGGGCAGTCATCTCGACGATCTCCACTACTATTTCACCGGCTCTAACGCGAACTACCTCAACTATCACTATTACGATCCACGCCAACTTACCTTTCCGGGTGGCAATAGCAATTCCTATACATGGACCGATCCGATCACCAATCAGCAGCTCACCTTCACGTGGGAGGACTTCGTTGCTGTCCAGTCGCAGACCTATACCGAACTGGTCGACTTCTACAACGCCCTGAACTATCTCGTCACTGGGCCGGTGAATCTCAAACAGGCGGTGGCTTCCGGCGATTCCAGCGCCAGCAGCGCGCTCATCGCAGCCGCAGCTAACGTTCTTGCCGGTTCGCTGCATCCTGCAGCCTCCACACCGGTCAGGATGAACATGGCCAATGTGCTCTCCATGTTTGCGGGTGTTGCCAGCATCTCCGCTGCTATCGCTTCAGATGGCAGCTTTGAACTCGTTGACGCCGCCATTGCCAACAGGATTAACAAGACCGTATCCGCCATTGGCGGCGGGCTATCCACAGCCGCAGCCGTAACCGGTGGCCTCAAGGTGGGTAGCACCTCGAATGGCAGTCGATATCAAGCCTACGCAACCACGATCGGGACACTGGCCCAGAGCCAACTCCAGGAGCAATACAGCACAGGCTTCGATCTCACGGCGGATAGCCTGCTCTCGGACTGGGGGCGTCTCAGCACCATCGGCCCCATGACCACCGACAGCGATAACGCAACCTTCTACGCTCCCGATCAGACTTCACAACTTGGTGCGATCATCGCGACCAATCTTGCAACCGAGAGAAGCTACTACCTATCGCTTATGCCGTCTCTGTACAGCGTGCAACGTTGGCATGGTGTTGCGGGCATCGACACTCTTGATAGCAGCAACATTGACAGCAAAATCACTAACCAGCCTGCCGCCGGGACCAGCCCGAAGTTCGGGCAGACTTATTACCCGTTCTATCTTGCTAGCGGGACGAATAACGGTGGCGTAACCGCTCTGCCCTACAGCTTTGTATGGACACCCACGCCTGGGCAGCAGATCTGGCCGTCCGTCCAGTTCCAAAGCTCTTGCCCAGTGGATGTTTGGGCTATCGCCACACCGAAAGTTACAACCAACTTCGGTGCGAACGGCGCCAAGTTCACCGTTCCTACGGAAGATTTGCTCACCCAGTTGTTCTCCTCGAGTGGTCTGGCTATCCCGTTGAATGACTTCGTCAGTCAGTACGGTCCCATGCAAAGCGCATGGCAGGACATGGACAACAACACAACCCTGAACACCGCAACCGGTTTCCAGGTCTCGCAGATTACCGACGCGCGCAATGTTGGCATCTCTTGCAGCAGGTCGGGCGGCGTAGGAGCAACCAACCCCGTCACCACAAGTGTGGACACCTCCACAACACTCCAGGCTCCGGCATCTGCGGTGCTTGGTCAGGCGATCACGCTTACAGCAAAAGTAACCATAGCGACTGGCGGCGGTGCGGTCACCGGGGGCAGCGTCTACTTCGTTGTCGATGGGGCCGTTGCCGCCACCGTTGCCGTAAGCCCCACAGGGGTAGCAACCTACTCGATAACGCCAACGGTCGGTCAGCACACCTACCAGGCGTTGTACTCCGTAGTCACGCCATATAACCCGTCACAATCTGATGTCGCTACGTTAACCATCTATTCCAGTTCACCCGCCATCGCGGTCGTACTCTCGCAGGGGACACTCACTGCAACCTATGGAGTAACCACATCACCCATCTCAGTTAGCGTCGCCTCCATGTACGGAATGACAGGCACGGTGCAGTATTCCTGCTCCGGTTTGCCGATAGGCATGTCTTGCGTTTTCGATTCGTCGTCAGCCGTGTTAGCTGCGAATACCTCCGTCTGCACCAACGTCAAGATCATCTCCCAAAGCGTTACTTCTTCAGGAGTCGGAAACTCGCGTCTGCTTGCGCTACTCTCTTCGGCGCTCGTGATGTTACTGCTCCCGGCGCGCAGGCGAATCAGGGCGGCAGGCATGTTGGCAGCGTGGCTGCTTGCCTCGGTGGTGTTTCTCTCCGGTTGCTCAGGCTCCGGCAGCAGCGGAAGCAATTCTGTCGTCGAGTCCGGCACCAAGACTGTGCTGGTGAACGCCACCGTAGGAACCACGACAAGCAGTGCGCCCCTCATAGTCACGATCAAGTAA
- a CDS encoding alpha/beta hydrolase family protein, which produces MNRIGDTGSREDWHREWVQTADRLFAIGRTCEDAGHKVSAREAYFRASTYYQVSYFPLFGSPVDPWLVDAFGKETESFLCAAKLNPSPIEPVDIPFEGASLPAYFLKPDTHATRRPTILHINGYDGNINEMYFAHGPAAMSRNYNCLLLDGPGQGRCLIRDGLPMRPDWETVVQTAIDYLISCPDVDPDRIVLAGWSFGGYLAPRAAAFEKRIAALIADPGLWDLKPDLKPYGLSDEAIRRFPEIDRSVFSRWEEKLRSPEADPMMHWKIVQRGLWVHGVESLFDLICELGRYELSPYVSQIECPTLLTAAEGDSLGVQADTLFAALRCPKTLIRFSEAEGANGHCEALGRRLYHQRVFDWLDKTLGLI; this is translated from the coding sequence ATGAATAGGATTGGCGATACGGGTTCACGGGAAGACTGGCATAGGGAGTGGGTGCAGACTGCGGATCGTTTGTTCGCCATAGGCCGAACCTGTGAAGATGCGGGACATAAAGTGAGTGCCAGAGAGGCATACTTCCGAGCCTCAACGTACTATCAGGTTTCTTATTTTCCCCTCTTCGGTTCGCCGGTCGATCCCTGGCTGGTGGATGCATTCGGAAAAGAAACAGAATCCTTCCTCTGCGCAGCGAAACTCAATCCCTCACCGATTGAACCTGTCGATATTCCGTTCGAAGGAGCGTCGCTACCGGCCTACTTTCTTAAGCCCGATACGCACGCGACGCGGAGACCGACGATTCTTCACATCAATGGTTACGACGGCAACATCAACGAGATGTACTTCGCTCATGGCCCTGCCGCGATGAGCAGAAACTACAACTGCCTGTTACTCGATGGACCAGGGCAAGGGCGCTGTCTCATTCGTGATGGGTTGCCGATGCGTCCCGATTGGGAAACGGTTGTACAGACTGCTATCGACTACCTCATAAGTTGCCCGGATGTAGACCCCGACCGCATTGTGTTAGCGGGATGGAGTTTTGGCGGCTATCTAGCGCCTCGTGCTGCTGCGTTCGAGAAGCGAATTGCGGCTTTGATTGCCGACCCGGGGTTGTGGGACCTGAAGCCCGACCTCAAACCGTACGGCCTATCTGACGAAGCCATTCGTCGTTTCCCTGAGATTGATCGCTCTGTATTTTCTCGATGGGAAGAGAAGCTTCGCTCACCCGAAGCTGACCCCATGATGCACTGGAAGATTGTGCAGCGAGGTCTTTGGGTACATGGAGTGGAATCACTCTTCGATTTGATTTGCGAACTTGGCCGTTATGAGTTGAGTCCTTACGTCAGCCAAATCGAATGCCCCACATTATTGACCGCGGCAGAAGGGGATTCCCTGGGAGTTCAAGCTGACACCTTATTTGCTGCGCTCCGTTGTCCGAAAACTCTTATCCGATTCAGCGAGGCAGAAGGTGCAAACGGCCATTGCGAGGCACTGGGGCGAAGGCTCTATCACCAACGAGTTTTCGATTGGCTCGACAAGACACTCGGCCTCATTTGA
- a CDS encoding winged helix-turn-helix domain-containing protein, whose product MDRIDGYPGLDSPRGNARGSKSVRFGLFEVDLEREEIRRNGIRIKLQQQPFEVLRLLLMRHGQFVTREDLRQALWPSDHFVDFEQSISTAVMKLRQALRENAGSPIYIETVPRKGYRFIAPLQDASHRAITAIAILPLQDLSATPDNGYFVDGLTDSLITEMAVRSGLRVVPRPTAQRYRNSSLSMREIARELEVEAIVEGSVLRSGDRIRISARLLHALDERHLWAQTFERDLKDVLFLQRELVNSIVNHASLAISRNAASPQHARSIQPAAYEAFLRANFLVSVRAPKSLLKAIENYQSAISIEPTWAAPHAGLAEAYRIHDFAKHKPSAEVASHIIRMTETALRLDPHNAQAQATLGAVLAMNEWKWKEGEDRIKLALRATVQSSSMEHLYAAVLLTQGRHEEALLHNDIALSLDQSSLYLRSYRAQILLFARRYRESLSESECILEENPTFAMGLVNYGAVLLELKRTEEAVSVLERAFTSAGVPVALSTLVEAYCQLGKTNEARSALSQLYEIKKATGCSPVILALAHLALREIDQAFDLFLEAAKESDIRLPLMLQLAVVDCIRNDRRYTKITEMIGLPALRVS is encoded by the coding sequence TTGGACCGGATCGATGGATATCCTGGCTTGGACTCGCCCCGAGGAAACGCGCGCGGTTCAAAATCCGTGCGTTTCGGCCTGTTTGAGGTTGACCTCGAGCGAGAGGAAATACGACGCAACGGTATTCGTATCAAACTTCAGCAGCAACCCTTTGAAGTTCTTCGTTTGCTTCTGATGCGACACGGTCAGTTCGTTACGAGAGAAGATCTGCGACAGGCACTATGGCCAAGTGATCACTTTGTGGATTTTGAGCAAAGCATCAGCACCGCCGTTATGAAGCTGCGCCAGGCATTGCGTGAGAACGCCGGCTCCCCCATCTACATCGAAACGGTACCGCGCAAAGGTTATCGGTTTATCGCACCATTGCAGGATGCGTCTCATAGAGCGATCACAGCCATCGCAATTCTCCCTCTTCAGGATCTTTCCGCAACACCCGACAACGGTTACTTCGTGGACGGATTGACGGATTCGTTGATCACGGAGATGGCCGTCCGGTCGGGGTTGAGAGTCGTTCCTCGTCCGACCGCTCAACGATATCGAAACAGCTCGCTAAGCATGCGGGAGATCGCAAGAGAGCTCGAGGTTGAGGCAATCGTTGAGGGATCTGTGCTTCGTTCCGGCGATCGCATTCGGATCTCGGCTCGGCTGCTCCATGCGCTGGACGAAAGACATCTGTGGGCACAAACCTTCGAACGCGATCTAAAGGATGTCTTATTTCTCCAACGGGAACTCGTAAATTCCATTGTGAATCACGCATCTTTAGCCATAAGCCGGAACGCAGCTTCTCCTCAGCATGCGAGATCAATCCAACCTGCCGCTTATGAAGCCTTCTTGCGGGCGAATTTTCTGGTCTCTGTCCGTGCTCCCAAATCGCTCCTCAAGGCAATCGAAAACTACCAATCGGCAATCTCTATCGAACCAACCTGGGCAGCTCCCCATGCCGGTCTCGCAGAGGCGTACCGAATCCATGACTTCGCGAAGCACAAACCCTCTGCCGAAGTCGCCAGCCATATCATCCGCATGACAGAAACAGCGTTGCGTCTCGATCCTCACAATGCACAGGCTCAAGCCACTCTGGGAGCAGTACTCGCGATGAATGAATGGAAGTGGAAAGAGGGTGAAGATCGAATCAAGCTCGCTCTGCGCGCAACGGTGCAATCCTCATCGATGGAGCACCTGTACGCGGCGGTCCTGCTTACACAAGGACGACATGAGGAAGCCCTACTTCATAACGATATTGCGCTGTCTCTTGATCAATCGTCTTTGTATTTACGAAGCTATCGCGCCCAGATCCTTCTCTTTGCAAGGCGTTATCGAGAATCACTGAGCGAAAGTGAATGCATCCTGGAAGAAAACCCAACGTTCGCCATGGGGCTCGTAAACTATGGCGCGGTATTGTTGGAACTGAAAAGAACCGAGGAAGCCGTGTCGGTATTGGAGCGAGCCTTCACGAGTGCAGGCGTTCCTGTGGCGCTGTCAACTCTAGTCGAAGCGTACTGTCAATTGGGCAAGACAAATGAAGCACGTTCGGCCCTCAGCCAACTTTATGAAATAAAGAAGGCCACTGGTTGCTCTCCCGTGATACTTGCGTTAGCCCACCTAGCCTTGCGCGAAATCGATCAAGCCTTTGATCTCTTTCTTGAAGCGGCAAAAGAATCAGATATCCGACTGCCACTTATGCTCCAACTCGCTGTCGTTGACTGCATACGGAATGACCGACGTTACACAAAGATCACAGAAATGATCGGACTACCGGCTCTTCGAGTTTCTTAA